The Helicobacter sp. MIT 05-5293 genome window below encodes:
- a CDS encoding serine hydroxymethyltransferase — protein sequence MAYLIEKEDAQIFDLINQEWRRQNDHLEMIASENFTFPSVMEAMGSILTNKYAEGYPFKRYYGGCDFVDQIENIAIERAKKLFGVQFVNVQPHSGSQANAAVYAALLKPYDKILGMNLSHGGHLTHGAKVSTTGQLYQSFFYGVELDGRIDYNKLAQQAEVVRPNILVCGFSAYTRELDFKRLREIADSVGAYLMGDIAHVAGLVVAGEYPNPLPYCHIVTTTTHKTLRGPRGGLIMTNDEEINIKINKAVFPGIQGGPLMHVIAGKAVGFKENLKPEWKTYAKQVKANIQALAKVLVARKYDLVSGGTDNHLILMSFLNKEFSGKDADLALGNAGITVNKNTVPGEHRSPFVTSGVRIGSPALTARGMKEKEFEWIGTKIADILDDINNTALQQKIKTDIKDFTKDFNIYDQPIF from the coding sequence ATGGCTTATTTGATTGAAAAAGAAGATGCACAGATTTTTGACCTTATCAATCAGGAATGGCGACGTCAAAATGATCATTTAGAAATGATTGCAAGTGAAAATTTTACTTTTCCTAGCGTGATGGAAGCAATGGGCAGTATATTGACTAATAAATACGCCGAAGGTTATCCCTTTAAACGCTACTATGGGGGTTGCGACTTTGTCGATCAAATCGAAAATATTGCAATTGAGCGAGCAAAAAAGCTTTTTGGTGTGCAATTTGTCAATGTCCAACCTCACTCTGGTAGCCAAGCAAATGCGGCTGTATATGCAGCTTTGCTCAAACCTTATGATAAGATTCTCGGTATGAATCTAAGCCATGGCGGACATCTTACTCATGGGGCAAAAGTCAGCACGACAGGGCAGCTTTATCAAAGCTTTTTTTATGGAGTTGAGCTTGATGGACGTATTGATTATAATAAACTTGCCCAACAAGCAGAAGTCGTCAGACCTAATATCCTTGTGTGTGGATTTTCAGCTTATACACGCGAGCTAGACTTCAAACGACTCCGAGAAATTGCAGATTCTGTAGGGGCATATTTAATGGGTGATATTGCCCATGTAGCAGGATTGGTAGTTGCTGGTGAATATCCCAATCCCCTTCCTTATTGTCATATTGTTACTACTACGACACATAAGACTCTCCGCGGTCCGAGAGGAGGGTTGATTATGACCAATGATGAAGAAATTAATATTAAAATCAATAAAGCTGTATTTCCGGGTATTCAAGGCGGTCCTTTAATGCATGTCATTGCAGGAAAAGCTGTAGGATTCAAAGAAAATCTCAAGCCTGAATGGAAAACCTATGCCAAACAAGTCAAAGCCAATATCCAAGCTCTTGCAAAAGTGCTTGTTGCAAGAAAATATGATCTTGTCAGTGGAGGCACAGATAATCACTTAATACTAATGAGCTTCTTAAATAAAGAGTTTAGTGGTAAAGATGCTGACTTGGCTCTGGGCAATGCAGGCATCACGGTTAATAAAAACACCGTTCCGGGCGAACACCGTTCTCCATTTGTAACGAGCGGTGTTCGCATCGGTTCTCCTGCATTGACAGCACGGGGTATGAAAGAAAAAGAATTTGAATGGATTGGGACAAAGATTGCTGATATCCTTGATGATATAAACAATACTGCCCTGCAACAAAAAATCAAAACCGACATTAAAGACTTTACTAAAGATTTTAATATCTATGATCAACCAATTTTTTAG
- a CDS encoding sulfatase-like hydrolase/transferase, producing MKKKWFEKLLVESIFFAFFLYFIFFILNVVFIIYGNIYYDDIGNVEDFYEYWKTFVNSLRYDSSSIAIFTLGYFALGLVLFWTEFRWVILWLYVLAVLGLSIFVGMYEIVFFEIYGDVFNANLYGALFGNGKIFANPQIQKEYTIAPKVLIGIVLGILFIAIYSKIFFKIVRDYGYDPLSSIHSRSTRRESSIAAFILFVIFALMMVFSFHGGFSFKRVDFSQVIKPIDNQFLSKVSTGAFRNLYLIYKDHRKISNSHFSDYVSQTPLEATREYFHLDNQNTSYDLKKLLTKKVNNHSDVKIEHIFYIIVDGLSEYHFSEEYNEIGLTSGLKSLLEDSHGVKIGVFLENANTTMKNIDVYLTGLFQTELPIGSMLGKLESFATAPGIILKDLGYQNTFYYSGLGMWQNLEQYAHLQGFDEVYDSTHIVHNAKLNGYPLPYEGAWGAYDHHLFAFVRGNIFKERYRPTFNMILTSPHYPPYDIPLEQFNVPLEEIENLFKHTSYEKKDSRLIGSIWYQDKVITKFIQDLSKTMPNSLFVITGNHYDREFPKIDMSAKVSKTIPLIVYSPALDLKKRNNIGSHIDITPTIVEIVAPDGYAYPSFGRPLVSNEVIALVEKNVALGYFTIATDRFMYDKNGKLEYFKDGIARNNDEELASSLYKRLQQATALSWWILTHGYEVKDIE from the coding sequence ATGAAAAAAAAGTGGTTTGAAAAACTGCTTGTAGAATCAATCTTTTTTGCATTTTTCTTATATTTTATTTTTTTTATTCTTAATGTGGTTTTTATCATATATGGCAATATTTATTATGATGATATAGGCAATGTAGAAGATTTTTATGAATATTGGAAAACATTTGTCAATAGTTTGCGGTATGATTCAAGCAGTATTGCTATTTTTACTTTAGGTTATTTTGCACTGGGTTTAGTTTTATTTTGGACAGAATTCCGATGGGTGATATTATGGCTTTATGTTTTAGCTGTGTTGGGCTTAAGTATTTTTGTCGGAATGTATGAGATTGTCTTTTTTGAAATATATGGCGATGTGTTTAATGCTAATCTTTATGGCGCATTGTTTGGTAATGGTAAAATTTTTGCGAATCCGCAGATTCAAAAAGAATACACTATCGCACCCAAAGTTTTGATAGGTATTGTTCTGGGGATTCTTTTTATAGCAATATACAGCAAGATTTTTTTTAAAATCGTGCGCGATTATGGTTATGACCCATTAAGCTCAATTCATTCGCGTTCTACTCGTAGAGAATCATCGATTGCAGCATTTATTTTATTTGTTATTTTTGCATTGATGATGGTATTTTCATTTCATGGAGGGTTTAGCTTTAAAAGGGTTGATTTTAGTCAAGTTATCAAACCTATTGATAATCAATTTTTAAGTAAAGTCAGCACAGGGGCATTTAGAAATTTGTATTTAATCTATAAAGATCATCGTAAAATTTCTAATTCTCATTTCAGTGATTATGTATCTCAAACTCCTTTAGAAGCGACAAGAGAGTATTTTCATTTGGATAATCAAAATACAAGTTATGATCTTAAAAAGCTTTTGACGAAGAAGGTAAATAATCATTCAGATGTGAAGATCGAACATATATTTTATATTATTGTAGATGGTTTGAGTGAATATCATTTCAGTGAAGAATATAATGAGATAGGCTTGACATCAGGATTGAAGTCATTGCTCGAAGATTCCCATGGAGTCAAAATAGGTGTGTTTTTAGAAAATGCCAATACAACAATGAAAAATATCGATGTTTATCTTACAGGGCTTTTTCAGACTGAATTACCCATTGGATCAATGCTGGGCAAATTAGAATCTTTTGCGACTGCCCCGGGCATCATACTGAAGGATTTAGGCTATCAAAACACTTTTTATTATAGCGGATTGGGTATGTGGCAAAACCTTGAGCAATATGCCCATTTGCAAGGGTTTGATGAAGTTTATGACAGCACACATATTGTCCATAATGCGAAGCTCAATGGCTATCCATTGCCTTACGAAGGTGCATGGGGGGCTTATGATCATCATTTATTCGCTTTTGTTCGTGGAAATATTTTTAAAGAACGTTATCGCCCAACTTTTAATATGATACTTACCTCTCCACATTATCCGCCTTATGATATTCCTTTGGAGCAGTTTAATGTTCCGCTTGAAGAGATAGAGAATCTTTTCAAACACACTTCGTATGAAAAGAAAGATTCAAGGTTGATTGGAAGCATTTGGTATCAAGATAAGGTGATTACAAAATTTATACAAGACCTCTCAAAGACTATGCCCAATTCTCTTTTTGTCATCACGGGTAATCACTATGATCGTGAATTTCCTAAGATTGATATGAGTGCCAAAGTGAGTAAAACTATACCTTTGATTGTTTATTCACCAGCACTTGATTTAAAGAAAAGAAACAACATTGGCTCACATATTGATATTACTCCAACTATCGTTGAAATAGTCGCTCCTGATGGTTATGCTTATCCAAGCTTTGGGAGACCTTTGGTGAGCAATGAAGTGATTGCATTGGTCGAGAAAAATGTAGCATTGGGGTATTTTACAATTGCTACGGATCGTTTTATGTATGATAAAAATGGCAAACTAGAATATTTTAAAGACGGAATAGCACGCAATAATGATGAAGAGCTGGCTTCAAGTCTATACAAGCGTTTGCAACAAGCGACTGCATTGAGTTGGTGGATTCTCACTCATGGTTATGAGGTGAAAGATATTGAGTGA
- a CDS encoding pyridoxal phosphate-dependent aminotransferase, translated as MGQSYARRIESLGESTTIAISTLARELKQAGKDVLSFSAGEPDFDTPQVIKDEAIRALKSGFTKYTAVAGIPELLESIKGKLERENGLKYEKNEILVSNGAKHSLFNVIQALVDVGDEVIIPSPYWVTYPELVIYSGGKPVIVQTTQESNFKITASQLKKAITPKTKMLILNTPSNPTGMVYTQEEIAALAEVLKGTKIWVVSDEMYEKLVYGVKFYSVAAISDDMMQRTITINGLSKSVSMTGWRIGYLASKDRKLVQLINNLQSQCTSNINSITQKAAVVAFKGEADNEIEEMRVAFEERMNFTCDAINNIQGLSVNKPQGAFYLFINIQQLPQYGNDSMAFCHKILEDQGVALVPGCAFGMEGFVRLSFACSLEQLKEGVARIVNFTKAL; from the coding sequence ATGGGGCAATCATACGCAAGGCGGATAGAATCTTTAGGAGAATCGACCACAATTGCTATCAGCACTTTGGCAAGAGAGCTTAAGCAAGCAGGGAAAGATGTTTTAAGTTTTTCAGCAGGAGAGCCTGATTTTGACACTCCACAAGTTATTAAAGATGAAGCAATAAGAGCTTTAAAAAGCGGATTCACTAAATATACCGCTGTGGCTGGAATCCCCGAGCTTTTAGAATCTATCAAGGGAAAGTTGGAGCGTGAGAATGGCTTAAAATATGAAAAGAATGAGATTCTCGTGAGTAATGGCGCAAAACATTCGCTTTTCAATGTGATTCAAGCATTGGTCGATGTGGGTGATGAAGTGATCATTCCTTCGCCTTATTGGGTTACTTATCCAGAGCTTGTCATTTATAGTGGTGGTAAGCCTGTGATTGTGCAAACAACACAAGAAAGTAATTTTAAGATTACAGCAAGTCAGCTCAAAAAGGCAATCACCCCTAAAACCAAAATGCTCATACTTAATACGCCCTCAAATCCTACGGGAATGGTTTATACGCAAGAAGAGATTGCCGCTCTTGCCGAGGTGCTTAAAGGGACGAAAATTTGGGTGGTGAGTGATGAAATGTATGAAAAGCTTGTGTATGGAGTGAAGTTTTATTCGGTTGCAGCAATCAGTGATGATATGATGCAACGCACAATCACTATTAATGGTTTAAGCAAGTCTGTGTCTATGACAGGTTGGAGAATAGGCTATCTTGCAAGCAAAGACAGAAAACTTGTTCAGCTTATCAATAATTTGCAAAGTCAATGCACTTCAAATATTAATTCTATCACACAAAAAGCTGCAGTGGTAGCTTTCAAGGGTGAAGCGGATAATGAAATTGAAGAAATGCGTGTAGCTTTTGAAGAGCGTATGAATTTTACTTGCGATGCGATTAATAATATTCAAGGTTTGAGTGTCAATAAACCTCAAGGTGCGTTTTATCTTTTTATCAATATTCAACAGCTCCCACAATATGGCAATGATTCAATGGCGTTTTGCCATAAGATTCTTGAAGATCAAGGGGTGGCTCTCGTGCCCGGTTGTGCGTTTGGTATGGAAGGTTTTGTTCGTTTATCTTTTGCTTGTTCATTAGAGCAGCTTAAAGAAGGCGTTGCACGTATTGTAAATTTTACTAAAGCACTTTAG
- the lysS gene encoding lysine--tRNA ligase, which yields MFSNFYTQQRIKKRDLLRDNGANPYANNVERTLKNAAFLEKYAYLLADTDSEAHTTGQESPSQPTESIVGRVRFIRLMGKACFMKIQDESGILQAYVSKNDIGETFEIVKKILEVGDIVNVSGYAFVTKTGELSIHALSCQILTKSIVPLPEKFHGLSDIELRYRQRYVDLIVNEEVKKTFELRSKIISCVRRFFEQKEFLEVETPMLHPIPGGANARPFITHHNALKVDRYLRIAPELYLKRLIVGGFEAIFELNRNFRNEGMDHSHNPEFTMIEFYWAYKTYKDLICLTQELFKFILDELKLPSTLEHNGQCIDFTHFTILTYTQALEEIGGIPKAIIEDKNKLLQFLQEKHLQIESNAPYGKLLAEAFDECVEHKLINPTFIVEYPIEISPLARRNDQNPNIADRFELFIGGKEIANGFSELNDPLDQFERFKEQVKAKEAGDEEAQYMDEDYVWALAYGMPPTAGEGIGIDRLVMLLSDAKSIKDVILFPALKPN from the coding sequence ATGTTTTCAAACTTTTACACACAACAAAGAATCAAAAAACGAGATCTTTTGCGTGATAATGGGGCAAATCCCTATGCTAATAATGTCGAGCGCACACTAAAAAACGCTGCATTTTTAGAAAAATACGCTTATCTCTTAGCAGATACAGATTCTGAAGCTCATACCACAGGACAAGAATCTCCCTCGCAACCCACAGAATCAATCGTAGGGCGTGTGCGTTTTATCCGACTTATGGGCAAAGCTTGTTTTATGAAGATTCAGGACGAAAGTGGGATTCTTCAAGCATATGTATCTAAAAATGATATAGGTGAAACCTTTGAGATTGTCAAAAAGATTCTAGAGGTGGGAGATATTGTCAATGTCAGTGGCTATGCTTTTGTAACTAAAACAGGTGAGCTTAGCATTCACGCTCTATCATGCCAGATTCTCACTAAAAGTATTGTGCCTTTGCCAGAAAAATTTCATGGCTTAAGTGATATAGAATTACGCTATCGCCAACGTTATGTAGATTTGATTGTCAATGAAGAAGTAAAGAAAACTTTTGAATTGCGCAGTAAGATTATTTCTTGTGTGCGCAGATTCTTTGAACAAAAAGAATTTTTAGAAGTCGAAACTCCCATGCTCCACCCTATACCCGGTGGAGCAAATGCACGACCTTTTATCACACATCACAATGCGCTCAAAGTAGATAGATATTTGAGAATTGCTCCCGAGCTTTATTTAAAGCGACTTATTGTTGGGGGATTTGAAGCTATCTTTGAGCTCAATCGTAACTTTCGTAATGAAGGAATGGATCACTCTCACAACCCAGAATTTACGATGATTGAGTTCTATTGGGCATATAAAACTTATAAAGACCTCATTTGTCTTACTCAAGAGCTTTTTAAATTTATCCTTGATGAGCTCAAACTCCCCTCTACTTTAGAACACAATGGGCAGTGTATCGATTTTACACACTTTACAATTTTGACTTACACACAAGCTCTTGAAGAAATAGGCGGGATTCCCAAAGCAATCATTGAAGATAAAAATAAACTTTTACAATTTCTACAAGAAAAACATCTTCAAATAGAATCAAATGCACCTTATGGCAAACTTCTTGCCGAAGCCTTTGATGAGTGTGTCGAGCATAAACTCATTAATCCTACTTTTATTGTTGAATACCCTATCGAAATTAGCCCTTTAGCACGGCGCAACGATCAGAATCCAAACATTGCAGATCGTTTTGAGCTTTTTATCGGGGGTAAAGAGATTGCTAACGGATTTAGCGAATTAAATGACCCCTTAGACCAATTTGAACGTTTTAAAGAACAAGTGAAAGCAAAAGAAGCAGGCGATGAAGAAGCTCAATATATGGACGAAGACTATGTATGGGCATTGGCTTATGGTATGCCACCCACAGCAGGAGAAGGGATTGGTATTGATCGCTTGGTAATGCTTTTAAGTGATGCAAAAAGTATTAAAGATGTGATTTTATTTCCTGCATTAAAGCCAAACTAA
- a CDS encoding MnmC family methyltransferase, which yields MSEKWQRESSDGSWSAYNETFSECYHSLKDGALSETIYKHITPAFEHWQPLPSQIHILDICFGLGYNTFATIAFCIQHHFKGLLKIYTPEIDKKIFTKLLDFTYPEMFRESLNICQILETLGQDSRITRYDECLSHNMEFCIELYKGDALEYLQYFESDFFHIIYQDAFSPTKNPTLWSEEYFYKLFSLLKPQGILTTYSQSSPIRQNAIKAGFLVYDYQNPYVRGGSLMSKQTLNLVGLKAITAK from the coding sequence TTGAGTGAAAAGTGGCAGAGAGAAAGCTCTGATGGGAGCTGGAGTGCTTATAATGAAACTTTCAGTGAATGTTACCATAGCCTTAAAGATGGAGCATTGAGTGAGACGATATACAAGCACATCACTCCTGCTTTTGAGCATTGGCAGCCTTTGCCCTCACAGATTCATATTTTGGATATTTGTTTTGGTTTGGGTTATAATACTTTTGCAACTATTGCATTTTGTATCCAGCATCATTTTAAGGGGTTGCTCAAGATTTATACACCTGAAATTGACAAAAAAATATTCACAAAGCTTTTAGATTTTACTTATCCTGAAATGTTTAGAGAATCTCTTAATATATGTCAGATTTTAGAAACTTTAGGGCAAGATTCTCGTATTACGCGTTATGATGAATGTTTGTCTCACAATATGGAATTTTGCATTGAATTATATAAAGGCGATGCACTAGAGTATCTGCAATATTTCGAATCAGATTTTTTCCACATCATCTATCAAGATGCCTTTAGTCCCACGAAAAATCCCACCTTATGGAGCGAGGAGTATTTTTACAAACTTTTTTCTCTTTTGAAGCCACAAGGGATTTTGACTACTTATTCGCAAAGTTCTCCCATTCGTCAAAATGCGATTAAGGCGGGATTTTTGGTCTATGATTATCAAAATCCTTATGTGCGTGGCGGGAGCTTGATGAGCAAACAAACTTTGAATCTTGTCGGTTTAAAAGCCATCACGGCTAAATGA
- a CDS encoding motility associated factor glycosyltransferase family protein — MQDFFSLNLSALGVRSPKLALKLHNFIPNQNFEVYQSNDPLNINIIDKRTNTPLFQTNPIEETNAKIKAFSSYSHYPYLYCFGIGNGVFYKVLLQNELLKRIVLLEPELEILFIVLHLMDFSDDILSGRIIFLDANDCDFSRIDLLFATNRDAKIYSKVYDLHIFNTYYDRYNTLYIHINQLFIRAIEHNVVSVGNDSRDSIIGISHHIQNLPDVIKSPTLVNLLGQLKNRETAIIVATGPSLNKQLPLLKQIQDYATIFCIDASFPILAREGIKPDIVFSLERVDLTARFYEDTPKEAHKGVIFAITSIVHQRLKDALKGDEIQYSLRPFGYTNYFDIAEYGYIGIGMSAANMAYELVVHSRFKRCIIIGQDLAFGEDGTSHAQNAVYGTNEINPKTMEEKGQKVMVEKYGGGGMVESTRIWKLFLTFYERDIANTPYPIEVINATEGGARINGCKEMPFAQAITLINQSQKKSPIKLSPPTPEEYQKNLQKITEKTQHWIAFGTEKKALIEEVFLEVAALTERFELLNKEGRLEELEAKELQDCIDRIQQVKELFDQKEFRECFMDALQSYIFHQEMDIARILVMPTYNEESKLVKQAELIYAHKYWLFSLAGGMDVVIEMVKQAYEKWEI, encoded by the coding sequence ATGCAAGATTTTTTTAGCCTTAATCTTTCTGCTTTGGGGGTGCGCTCTCCTAAGCTCGCCCTTAAACTACATAATTTCATACCCAACCAAAACTTTGAAGTCTATCAAAGCAATGACCCGCTTAATATCAATATCATTGACAAACGCACTAACACGCCTCTTTTTCAAACTAACCCCATTGAAGAGACAAATGCAAAAATCAAAGCATTTAGCTCTTACTCGCATTATCCTTATTTGTATTGCTTTGGGATAGGCAATGGCGTATTTTATAAGGTTTTATTGCAAAATGAGCTGCTAAAGCGCATTGTTTTATTAGAACCTGAACTTGAGATACTTTTTATCGTCTTGCATCTAATGGATTTTTCTGATGATATACTTTCTGGACGCATTATTTTTTTAGATGCTAATGATTGCGATTTTAGTCGTATTGATCTCCTTTTTGCGACAAATCGTGATGCAAAAATTTACTCCAAAGTCTATGATTTGCATATTTTTAATACTTACTACGATAGATACAACACGCTTTATATTCATATCAATCAGCTTTTTATTCGCGCGATTGAACATAATGTCGTGAGTGTTGGTAACGATAGTCGTGATTCAATCATTGGCATCTCTCACCATATACAGAATCTCCCTGATGTTATCAAATCCCCGACTTTAGTAAATCTCCTTGGACAACTCAAAAATAGAGAAACTGCCATCATTGTTGCAACAGGACCGAGCTTAAATAAACAACTCCCTCTCCTTAAGCAGATTCAAGATTATGCTACGATTTTTTGTATTGATGCTTCATTTCCTATTTTGGCAAGAGAAGGTATCAAGCCTGACATTGTTTTCTCACTAGAACGCGTGGATCTCACAGCTAGATTCTATGAGGATACGCCAAAAGAAGCACACAAAGGTGTCATCTTTGCTATCACTTCAATCGTGCATCAACGCCTTAAAGACGCCCTTAAGGGAGATGAGATTCAATATAGTTTGCGTCCTTTTGGTTACACAAATTATTTTGATATTGCCGAATATGGCTATATTGGAATCGGAATGAGTGCAGCAAATATGGCGTATGAACTTGTCGTGCATTCACGCTTTAAACGTTGTATTATTATCGGGCAAGATCTTGCTTTTGGAGAAGATGGCACATCACACGCACAAAATGCAGTGTATGGCACAAATGAAATTAACCCTAAAACAATGGAAGAAAAAGGGCAAAAAGTAATGGTGGAAAAATACGGCGGGGGTGGAATGGTCGAAAGCACTCGCATTTGGAAACTCTTTCTTACATTTTATGAGCGTGATATTGCCAATACGCCTTATCCGATTGAAGTGATCAATGCCACAGAAGGCGGGGCAAGGATCAATGGTTGTAAAGAAATGCCTTTCGCACAAGCTATCACTCTTATCAATCAATCGCAAAAAAAATCCCCTATAAAACTCTCTCCACCCACACCTGAAGAATATCAAAAAAATCTTCAAAAAATCACAGAAAAAACGCAGCATTGGATTGCATTTGGCACAGAAAAGAAGGCTTTGATTGAAGAAGTATTCTTAGAAGTTGCCGCTCTTACGGAGAGATTCGAACTTCTCAACAAAGAGGGGCGTTTGGAAGAGCTAGAAGCAAAAGAATTGCAAGATTGTATTGACAGAATCCAACAGGTAAAAGAACTCTTTGATCAAAAAGAATTCCGAGAGTGTTTTATGGACGCGCTACAATCATATATTTTTCATCAAGAAATGGACATTGCGCGCATTTTAGTAATGCCTACTTACAACGAAGAAAGCAAACTTGTCAAACAAGCAGAGCTTATTTACGCGCACAAATATTGGCTTTTTTCACTTGCAGGTGGAATGGATGTTGTCATTGAAATGGTAAAGCAAGCTTATGAAAAATGGGAAATTTGA
- the mqnP gene encoding menaquinone biosynthesis prenyltransferase MqnP, producing the protein MLERFKGTLKDFSELVAFEHTIFSSTFILIAMIVASMQLHGIPWFGWKTLFLCALALISARNFAMGFNRLKDRDIDARNARTSNRPSVDGRIGLVSLICFNLINIIVFIVVSYYINSLAFYLSVPFLLILALYSYMKRFSALAHWVLGLCLALAPIAGVIAILGEIPYWCLFLSVGVMFWVAGFDLLYSLQDIEFDKQHHLHSIPAKFGERKTLYFSRLCHIIAIISWFLFVWEAELSIIAYVGVFCSALMLCYEQYLVHTNLKNIPKAFFVTNGYLGVLFFFFILFDSIGRIYGL; encoded by the coding sequence ATGTTGGAAAGATTCAAAGGGACATTAAAAGATTTTAGCGAATTAGTTGCATTTGAGCATACTATTTTTTCAAGCACTTTTATTTTGATTGCGATGATAGTAGCAAGTATGCAGCTTCATGGTATTCCTTGGTTTGGTTGGAAAACCCTATTTTTATGCGCGTTGGCACTTATTAGCGCAAGAAATTTTGCTATGGGTTTTAATCGTTTGAAAGACAGAGATATAGATGCTCGTAATGCCCGCACAAGTAATCGTCCTAGTGTCGATGGGCGCATAGGTTTAGTTTCTTTGATATGCTTTAATCTTATAAATATTATTGTTTTTATTGTGGTGTCTTATTATATTAACTCCTTAGCCTTTTATTTGTCTGTTCCATTTTTGCTCATTTTGGCATTATATTCTTATATGAAACGCTTTAGTGCGTTGGCTCATTGGGTATTGGGCTTGTGCTTGGCACTTGCTCCGATTGCTGGCGTTATTGCCATACTAGGAGAGATTCCGTATTGGTGCTTGTTTTTGTCAGTCGGAGTGATGTTTTGGGTGGCTGGATTTGATCTATTATATTCTTTGCAAGATATTGAGTTTGACAAACAACATCATCTTCATTCAATTCCTGCGAAATTTGGCGAACGCAAAACACTTTATTTTTCTCGTCTGTGTCATATTATTGCTATAATCAGTTGGTTTTTGTTTGTCTGGGAGGCTGAACTCTCTATCATAGCTTATGTGGGTGTTTTTTGCTCTGCTTTAATGCTCTGCTATGAGCAATATCTCGTCCATACAAATCTTAAAAATATTCCTAAGGCATTTTTTGTAACCAATGGTTATTTGGGTGTTTTGTTTTTCTTTTTTATTTTGTTTGATTCGATAGGACGGATTTATGGACTTTAA
- a CDS encoding CvpA family protein, with amino-acid sequence MDKLSYIDIGILVVLILLSIKGIWQGIIRGLASFLGILLGIFFASRYYTSMGDWFARTLYDFNTPEINALIGFLITITLIWAIFLLLGEFLFRILRFTPLGVLDGALGLIFGFCKAFLIISIIVFGITQIEWLKNFSQNMEQNSSLFPLMKKLSIQIMNLDQVQEVKENLGNINTQTLTDTIQESVENVKDKVEATAKEAQDTIQSKINPKKED; translated from the coding sequence ATGGACAAATTAAGCTATATTGACATCGGCATTTTGGTGGTGCTTATACTGCTTTCTATCAAGGGTATTTGGCAAGGGATTATTCGTGGGCTTGCGAGTTTTTTAGGAATCTTGCTTGGGATTTTTTTTGCTTCAAGATATTATACAAGTATGGGAGATTGGTTTGCCCGCACACTTTATGACTTTAATACACCCGAGATTAATGCACTCATTGGATTTCTTATTACTATCACATTGATTTGGGCAATCTTTTTGTTACTCGGAGAATTTCTTTTTCGGATACTTAGATTTACACCATTAGGAGTGCTTGATGGAGCATTAGGCTTAATTTTTGGCTTTTGTAAGGCATTTTTGATTATCTCCATTATCGTCTTTGGTATTACACAAATCGAATGGCTTAAAAACTTTTCACAAAATATGGAGCAAAACAGCTCATTATTTCCCTTGATGAAAAAACTCTCGATTCAAATAATGAATCTTGACCAAGTGCAAGAAGTCAAAGAGAATCTTGGAAACATCAATACACAAACGCTTACCGATACGATTCAAGAAAGTGTAGAAAATGTTAAGGATAAAGTCGAGGCAACCGCAAAAGAAGCGCAGGATACAATCCAATCAAAAATCAATCCTAAAAAAGAAGATTGA